The following DNA comes from Tunturibacter psychrotolerans.
CCTGCTGAACGCGAACCTGTTTGATGGGCATGTCATCTTTCCTACGGGAGAGGGAATGCAAGGGGTCAACGTCGTCGTGCGCCGATGGGCACAGTTTACCCTGCCGTCGGCGATCGAAGACAGGTATACGGTTTCCAGTGTGTCGGGCGCTCTGTTTCGCCAATCGAACGGCAATCCTGTGAGTGGCCCAGACTCGTCGTTTGCCGGAAGCCAAGGGAGCCAGAATTCATCGGACGAGGGCTATTATTTGCTGGACCGAATACCGATGCTTCCTGGCACCTATCAGCAGCTGGTTATAGAGACAGAGCCTGTCAATCCGCTGTATACGGGACAATATGCTGTGGGACCGTATGTCGCCAATACCGTCGCGCCGTCTGGATCGGATCCGGTGACGGCCTATGGAATCTTCGGCAGCTACGCCCAGCCGTTCGTAGATTTTGTGACGAACGATGCAGCTGCGAGCTGCAATACGACCACGGACGGAACCGAAGCCACTCCTGCGGCTGTGGCGTCGCAGGGGTGGTGGTCCGGGTTGCTCTGCGGGTATGGGCACTCCGCCTGGTCTTCGCTCTCGGTGAAAGCGAACCGCTCGGCGACGTTTGAGGTTACGGCGGAAGATGAACAGGGATTCGCGACCAGCGCCAAGGCGATGCCGGTGATTGGAATTTGGAATGCGACAGACGTGCTGGGCTCGTTGCCTGGCGTTGCGGGTGCTGGTGAGGCCTTCAACGGCGAGGCCAATGGGATGACTACGCTGACCACTACGTTTACGCAACCAAATCAGTTACGAATTGGGATCGCCGATCAGCGCGGAGATGGACGCCCGGACTTCAATTACGAGGCACGCGTACTTTATGCGGATTCGCTGAGTCCTGCAACGGTGAGCGCTGCGGGCGGTACGATTACGATCAGTGGAATGGGCTTTCGTACGGGCAATGCGGTGACAGTGAACGGTGTTGCCGCCACAGTTTCGAGCTGGACCGCAAACACGATTGTCGCTACTGTGCCTTCGATTCACGCACTCGGCTCGAGCACGGCGCTGGTTGCCGATGTCGCAGTTACGGATTTGTCTACCGGTGGGACAACTGTGATGACGCAGTCGCTGAGCTATGCTGCGCCGGTGCCTGTGCTTAGCCTGGTGAGTGCGCCTTCGGGTCTGGTGCAGCTCTCGCAACCTGCAGCGACGCCGTTTGCCGTGAAGGTGCTGAATGGCGATGGAGCGACTCCGGTCGTGGGCGAGGCTGTGACCTTTACCGCGACGAATGGCTCGGTGCAATTTTCTGCTTGTGGAACGGCCAGTTGTACCGTGAGTACAGGTGCGAATGGCATCGCCTCGACGGTTGTTACACCGATGAGCGCGGGCGGGATCACGCTGCAGGCGACCGGAGTGGACGGTACGGCGATTGCATCTTTCACGGCGGCTACACGCGTCCAAACCGCGACTGCGATACAGGCGGTCGAATATATCGTGGAGGGCGCGACTGTGGAATGGAGTCCGCAGCTTAGCGTAACCGATAACTTTGCTTCGACTGCGGGACTGCCGGTTGCTTGGCAGGCAATTTCAGGGGCGGTTTCGGTGTCGCCGGCAAGCTCTCAGGTCAACTCGCAGGAGATGGCGCAGACTGTTGCGACGGCTGGTCCGTTGACGGCTGGAGGACAGGCTGTCCTTTCTGGCTGCGCCTGGACGAACACCTGTGCTTCGTTTACGACGCAGGGCGTCGATCTTGCGGACCTGCGCTTGATTGCGGTTAGCGGAGCTGGTCAAATCGTTTCAGCGTCGGGTTCGCTTGCGTCGGTGGTGTTGCAAGTGACGGACACGGCATCGCATCCGGTTGCTGGCGCTGTCGTTCAGATCTACCAGACGGTTGATGCCTGGGAGGCGGCTTGTCCGGACCGGGGGCGTTGTCCGATTGCGCCTGTTCTTGCTTCGTCGCAGTCTTCGGCCGTCTCTGATGCGAATGGTTTTTTGACCGTGGCCCCGCAGCAGACTTCGAGTATCGCTGAAACGACGAATCTTGTTGCCGCTACAGGCACGCAGGGTTTTATTTCTCTTGCTCTGCAAAAGCAGCCCTGATTCCTTTGATGGAAGAAGCCAGGCTTCTCTGTAACTCCTCGGGGAGAAGACCGTCAAATCAGGCAGTGAATCTCGTGCAAAGCCGAAAAGGCTCTATTTGGCATCAAATAAGAGACAAGTAAATGAGGAGCCCGGACGATGGCGGTAGCGACGGCAGTGGGAAGCGGACCTGTACGGAAGCGGGTCGTCATTCTGGGTGGGGGTTTTGGGGGCATCAATGCGGTGACGGGTCTGGGGAAGCTTCCGGTTGACGT
Coding sequences within:
- a CDS encoding IPT/TIG domain-containing protein, translating into MARPDTSLRIQFNAWLQTVLFVLFCWFATAATALAGGPRWVTGPPYFTTSGAPVVWYTNQPLYFTDPGDLSSTVNHAAADALVAAAAAVWTVPTATLVLSQGGALNEHVSGANAFLGSNGPIFPADVQSSNYLAKQIAVIYDSDGSITDLLLGNGASDPSGCLQNGVTESVDSIVPAGFIQHAILILNGRCTGAAPEQQMQLQYQLMRAFGRVLGLGWSQTNDNVFTDSPQPTFDQAMFWPVMHPIDIICGPYTYQCMPQPFTLRPDDLSALAQLYFIDQGQAGAGKMDSLLNANLFDGHVIFPTGEGMQGVNVVVRRWAQFTLPSAIEDRYTVSSVSGALFRQSNGNPVSGPDSSFAGSQGSQNSSDEGYYLLDRIPMLPGTYQQLVIETEPVNPLYTGQYAVGPYVANTVAPSGSDPVTAYGIFGSYAQPFVDFVTNDAAASCNTTTDGTEATPAAVASQGWWSGLLCGYGHSAWSSLSVKANRSATFEVTAEDEQGFATSAKAMPVIGIWNATDVLGSLPGVAGAGEAFNGEANGMTTLTTTFTQPNQLRIGIADQRGDGRPDFNYEARVLYADSLSPATVSAAGGTITISGMGFRTGNAVTVNGVAATVSSWTANTIVATVPSIHALGSSTALVADVAVTDLSTGGTTVMTQSLSYAAPVPVLSLVSAPSGLVQLSQPAATPFAVKVLNGDGATPVVGEAVTFTATNGSVQFSACGTASCTVSTGANGIASTVVTPMSAGGITLQATGVDGTAIASFTAATRVQTATAIQAVEYIVEGATVEWSPQLSVTDNFASTAGLPVAWQAISGAVSVSPASSQVNSQEMAQTVATAGPLTAGGQAVLSGCAWTNTCASFTTQGVDLADLRLIAVSGAGQIVSASGSLASVVLQVTDTASHPVAGAVVQIYQTVDAWEAACPDRGRCPIAPVLASSQSSAVSDANGFLTVAPQQTSSIAETTNLVAATGTQGFISLALQKQP